The following are encoded in a window of Salinibacter ruber DSM 13855 genomic DNA:
- a CDS encoding capsule assembly Wzi family protein, whose amino-acid sequence MATIRFQMTARRYTCRYALHRLLALLGVGACAGLLLATFPGARAQGLGSIEVQAGSFATASTGERLPFWLGANQRGAVDPTSTNAGLRLGAYRPFEESPGLKYAFGADVLGRASQNGTVAVQELYGRLRYGPAQVTVGRRGRVVGRIDTSLSMGSVTWSQNAPPPTRISASSNGYLPVPGLGDVAAIRGYFAHGWFGDDRFTSGALLHEKSLYLRLLPPSSPVTAHAGLVHHAMWGGDSPLRGPQEVSLRQWANVSFGLNIAGRPTQTQEETDQVDANHVAMYDFSLDVDLGTAKGRVYRQFYIEDTPGLWFRNVWDGLWGARIQLKDSEALVHTLLWEHLRMTRQGARFDQGEDRGADGYYNHFKYKGGWTYRGRTLGTPLLTPASATPGLSDNLPGVGNNIVVAHHLGVEGNFRSGLSYRVLGTYSRNYGAANKVCGSPRCRSTTSRLIGRQDQWSFRLGVRGPLVEQYNLRFRAAAALDTGEFYGERVGLQIGVQWRGLYSIE is encoded by the coding sequence ATGGCCACCATCCGCTTTCAAATGACTGCGCGCCGCTACACATGCCGCTACGCATTACATCGGCTCCTGGCGCTTCTTGGAGTGGGGGCATGCGCTGGTCTCCTTCTCGCCACCTTCCCGGGGGCCCGGGCTCAGGGGCTCGGCTCGATCGAGGTGCAGGCCGGGTCTTTTGCCACGGCCAGCACTGGCGAGCGCCTGCCCTTCTGGCTCGGGGCCAACCAGCGGGGTGCTGTCGACCCTACCTCCACCAACGCGGGCCTGCGGCTCGGCGCGTACCGCCCGTTCGAAGAGTCGCCTGGGCTCAAATACGCATTCGGCGCAGATGTGCTTGGGCGCGCCTCCCAGAACGGCACCGTGGCTGTCCAGGAGCTTTACGGCCGCCTCCGATACGGGCCTGCGCAGGTGACAGTTGGGCGGCGCGGGCGGGTCGTCGGGCGCATCGACACGAGCTTGTCGATGGGAAGCGTCACCTGGAGCCAGAACGCTCCGCCTCCCACCCGCATCAGCGCGTCGTCCAACGGCTACCTGCCGGTGCCAGGCCTCGGGGACGTGGCGGCGATCAGGGGCTACTTCGCGCACGGCTGGTTTGGCGACGACCGGTTCACATCCGGCGCGCTTCTGCACGAAAAGTCCCTTTACCTTCGGCTTCTACCCCCGAGTAGCCCCGTTACCGCTCACGCTGGCCTAGTTCACCATGCCATGTGGGGCGGAGACAGTCCGCTGCGCGGCCCCCAAGAGGTGTCGCTCCGGCAGTGGGCAAACGTATCCTTTGGTCTCAACATTGCAGGCCGGCCTACACAGACGCAGGAGGAAACAGACCAGGTAGACGCCAATCACGTGGCCATGTACGACTTCAGCCTTGACGTAGACCTGGGGACTGCGAAGGGCCGTGTGTACCGGCAGTTCTACATCGAAGACACTCCGGGCCTTTGGTTTCGAAACGTGTGGGACGGGCTCTGGGGCGCGCGGATACAGCTCAAAGACTCGGAGGCACTCGTGCACACCCTGCTTTGGGAACACCTACGCATGACGCGGCAAGGGGCCCGATTCGACCAGGGCGAAGACCGCGGGGCGGATGGCTACTACAACCACTTCAAGTACAAGGGTGGCTGGACGTACCGGGGCCGAACGCTTGGGACACCGCTACTCACGCCTGCGTCCGCAACGCCAGGACTTTCTGATAATCTTCCGGGGGTCGGCAACAACATCGTCGTGGCACATCACCTCGGGGTAGAGGGGAACTTCAGGTCAGGGCTCTCCTACCGGGTGCTTGGGACGTACAGCCGGAACTACGGCGCGGCGAACAAGGTCTGCGGAAGCCCCCGTTGCAGATCAACCACCAGCCGGCTCATCGGCCGCCAGGACCAGTGGTCTTTCCGGCTCGGGGTTCGTGGACCGCTCGTGGAGCAGTACAACCTGCGGTTCCGAGCTGCAGCGGCGCTCGACACAGGCGAGTTCTACGGCGAGCGGGTTGGCCTGCAGATTGGGGTGCAGTGGCGCGGCCTTTACAGTATTGAGTAG
- a CDS encoding IS110 family transposase gives MEEAPRRSSTDGFAFFLGMGARKTALELALRDGEEIVARTTVSNDPEGHSTLVSWLEDQGARPKKACVCMEASGDFEKAIAQRLYEEDYRVSVVNPRRIKGYASSQLQRTKTDSADAALIARFGQREDPRPWKPPSASESRLQELTRARQALKKEKTRAQNRLDEAEDKAVRKAHENLLDEIERQIEDLEEEIEEHIEEDSELNDRCSLLETIPGVGLQTAAIVVSELGAPEQFENARQAAAYAGLVPRHRESGTSVRGKPQMSKVGNGRLRRAMYFPAMTALRFNSAAGAFGNRLKERGKEKMVVVGAAMRKLLHICYGVLKSGRPFDPSLHPGT, from the coding sequence ATGGAAGAGGCACCGAGACGTTCGAGTACCGATGGTTTCGCGTTTTTTCTGGGAATGGGTGCCCGCAAGACTGCTTTGGAGCTGGCCTTGCGCGACGGAGAGGAAATCGTCGCAAGAACGACGGTCTCCAACGACCCAGAGGGACACAGTACCCTGGTGAGTTGGCTCGAAGATCAAGGAGCTAGGCCGAAGAAGGCCTGCGTATGCATGGAGGCCAGCGGCGACTTTGAGAAGGCCATTGCCCAGCGTCTTTATGAGGAAGATTACCGAGTTAGCGTTGTCAACCCGAGGCGAATCAAAGGGTACGCGTCGAGCCAGCTGCAGCGAACGAAGACCGACTCTGCAGATGCGGCCTTGATCGCGCGCTTCGGCCAACGGGAAGATCCTCGGCCCTGGAAACCGCCCTCAGCGTCGGAGAGCCGCCTTCAGGAGCTTACGCGGGCCCGACAGGCGCTCAAGAAAGAAAAGACCCGTGCTCAAAATCGGCTGGATGAGGCAGAGGACAAAGCAGTTCGCAAAGCTCATGAGAACCTCCTCGACGAAATTGAGCGTCAAATCGAGGATTTAGAAGAAGAAATCGAGGAGCACATCGAAGAGGATTCCGAGCTAAACGATCGGTGTTCGCTCCTGGAGACGATTCCGGGGGTTGGGCTTCAAACCGCCGCGATCGTCGTAAGCGAGCTTGGGGCTCCTGAGCAGTTCGAAAACGCACGACAAGCTGCGGCCTATGCAGGCCTTGTGCCTCGCCATCGAGAGTCGGGCACGTCCGTTCGAGGCAAACCGCAAATGTCGAAGGTCGGCAATGGGCGCCTGCGGCGAGCCATGTACTTCCCAGCGATGACGGCGCTGCGGTTCAACTCAGCAGCGGGAGCCTTCGGCAATCGTCTCAAAGAGCGAGGAAAAGAGAAAATGGTCGTGGTTGGAGCGGCAATGCGGAAGCTCTTGCACATATGCTATGGGGTTCTGAAATCTGGTCGTCCCTTCGACCCCTCGCTGCATCCTGGGACCTGA
- a CDS encoding transposase, translating to MREGAPLTRESQHTSFYDSLQSWRKKRENGDYEGLRPPYKQKRHFKVQGKSSAIKLRDDGVLRLSNGRGTDPVLIDWPVGKEPKRAEIGWDGSQHELRCQYKVEENEEPKGQKKAGVDLGERHLATVYVENGENISVHGGRLRSLRRHHNRTLGNLRSKIDRKQKGSRRWKRLARAKDRQLQKIRNQIEDLLHKTATRLVKTLHETRVGTVVVGDLTGIRERIKYGDRMNQRLHKWAYSKFKHMLTCKAQLRG from the coding sequence ATCCGGGAAGGTGCCCCTCTCACGAGGGAAAGTCAACATACCAGCTTCTACGACAGCCTCCAGAGTTGGCGCAAGAAACGCGAAAACGGTGACTACGAGGGTCTCCGACCGCCCTACAAGCAGAAGCGGCATTTCAAGGTCCAGGGGAAGTCCTCTGCGATTAAGCTACGTGACGACGGTGTGCTGCGTCTTTCCAACGGACGCGGCACCGACCCGGTGCTAATCGACTGGCCTGTGGGCAAAGAACCGAAACGAGCCGAGATCGGCTGGGACGGCAGCCAGCATGAGCTTCGGTGCCAGTACAAAGTCGAAGAGAACGAAGAGCCGAAGGGACAGAAAAAAGCAGGCGTAGACCTCGGAGAACGGCACCTTGCGACGGTCTACGTTGAGAACGGAGAAAACATCAGTGTCCATGGAGGCCGGCTCCGTTCGCTCCGGAGACACCACAACCGAACACTTGGTAATTTGCGGTCGAAGATCGACCGCAAGCAGAAAGGGAGTAGGCGATGGAAGCGGCTCGCCAGAGCCAAAGATCGGCAACTACAGAAGATCCGCAATCAGATCGAGGATTTGCTGCACAAAACCGCGACGCGGTTGGTAAAGACTCTGCATGAGACACGAGTCGGAACAGTCGTAGTCGGCGATCTCACAGGAATCCGAGAGCGGATCAAGTACGGAGACCGGATGAACCAACGCCTGCACAAGTGGGCATACTCGAAGTTCAAGCACATGCTCACCTGTAAGGCCCAGCTTCGCGGATAG
- a CDS encoding transposase, which produces MEAYTSQTCPSCEHRHKPNGRDFNCPQCSFEAHRDVIGARNILSEKYPGDEPIGSTQVAGEGPKRSVIASPTRVRYRLHMRTEPPGSEPQRCNPATAGKTSTEPKGSCRQAGRPVG; this is translated from the coding sequence TTGGAAGCCTACACCTCACAGACGTGTCCGAGTTGCGAGCACAGGCATAAGCCAAATGGCAGAGACTTCAACTGCCCGCAGTGCTCATTTGAGGCACATCGAGACGTGATAGGCGCACGAAATATCCTAAGCGAGAAGTATCCTGGGGACGAACCGATAGGTTCTACCCAGGTAGCTGGCGAAGGACCTAAACGGTCCGTCATAGCTTCGCCCACCAGGGTGCGGTACCGACTGCACATGCGAACCGAGCCGCCAGGCTCTGAACCGCAACGGTGTAACCCGGCGACCGCTGGTAAGACCTCTACAGAGCCGAAAGGCTCTTGTAGGCAGGCGGGCAGACCCGTGGGATAA
- a CDS encoding RNA-guided endonuclease InsQ/TnpB family protein: MPSAASVQNGSLARHISQAGWNQIIRRLRDKCEWHRRTLVIVDKWFPSSQRCSECGHVDGKKPLGRRSWTCSECGTCHDRDINAAKNLSGALADPNSSTWRPDRTRRASGRRFRSMNNTIPRQATAGIAGGEVKHL; encoded by the coding sequence GTGCCTAGTGCTGCTTCAGTGCAGAACGGCAGTCTTGCTCGACACATCTCGCAGGCCGGATGGAATCAGATTATCCGACGCCTCCGAGACAAGTGCGAGTGGCATAGGCGGACGCTCGTGATCGTGGATAAGTGGTTCCCTTCCAGTCAGCGGTGCTCCGAATGCGGCCACGTCGATGGAAAGAAACCGCTTGGGCGCAGGAGCTGGACGTGCAGCGAATGCGGCACCTGTCACGACAGAGACATCAACGCAGCGAAGAACCTGAGTGGGGCCCTAGCAGACCCGAATTCAAGCACCTGGAGACCTGACAGGACCCGACGCGCCAGTGGTCGTCGGTTCCGGTCGATGAACAACACGATCCCCCGCCAAGCGACAGCTGGAATAGCCGGGGGAGAAGTCAAGCATCTCTGA
- a CDS encoding transposase — MSNNRERQRKRVAKVHQRIQDCRKDFIEKLTTRLAHDFDVI; from the coding sequence CTGTCCAACAACCGGGAGCGGCAGAGAAAGCGAGTAGCGAAGGTCCACCAGCGCATTCAGGACTGCCGCAAAGACTTCATCGAAAAGCTGACCACTCGCCTCGCCCATGACTTCGATGTGATCTGA
- a CDS encoding helix-turn-helix domain-containing protein gives MTHEIKRTYRYRIYPNEAQRAELARTFGCSRWVYNWALETKTKAYYQDEETLSLTDLSGRLTDKKREEETEWLLEVSAVTLQQSLRNLNQAFTNFFEGRAEYPSFKSKKGDQTARYVGTAFGLSRRERETEAPPLEDAGSDQHPVVERASVRAK, from the coding sequence ATGACACACGAGATCAAACGCACATACCGGTATCGGATTTATCCGAACGAGGCGCAAAGGGCCGAACTCGCCCGTACGTTCGGATGTAGCCGGTGGGTGTACAACTGGGCGCTTGAGACCAAAACGAAGGCGTACTACCAAGACGAAGAGACCCTTTCGCTCACGGATCTCTCTGGCCGTCTGACCGACAAGAAACGGGAAGAAGAAACTGAGTGGCTCTTGGAGGTCAGCGCCGTCACGCTTCAGCAAAGCCTCCGCAATCTGAATCAGGCGTTCACGAACTTCTTCGAAGGCCGAGCCGAATACCCGTCCTTCAAGTCGAAGAAAGGCGATCAGACGGCTCGGTACGTTGGCACGGCCTTCGGGCTATCGAGAAGAGAACGGGAAACGGAAGCTCCGCCTCTCGAAGATGCCGGGTCTGATCAACATCCGGTGGTCGAGAGAGCTTCCGTCCGAGCCAAGTAG
- a CDS encoding DUF3987 domain-containing protein, producing MTTSSENPFFSDTSQPQGPPDTFIPPPALESAADYDEDSSSFGGTDSSGDASSSGELESLRQGYLSRRILELLPELLAEPAFRIGQRGDLRKRDVFLTGALPVWAGALPNVRFRYGGTGVSPNLYSAVVAPPASGKSALRHARKYGRPSSSMSSGGTSPEIGTSSENRTALESGTSPESGASSESGAYPEGRASPQGSSTGQEGLEEEPSGRERPGVRAGRRKLFLAADSSAAALKQRLEEVPHGVIFETEFQALSRALGSSWGSFTDVLLKGLQNEAIRMSRSSKGAVTIPHPAPSIALAGTPAALGGFMSGSGSTPGTGNGLFSRFLFYRFDREFEWSPQFRSPQSESTQSEGPQSEGPQSEGPQSEDLQSGERRGSLEESLRGAGQKFREARRQLGARETPLWVSVPGALQEAHTRAFRSLTKKWGEDGSVPRSMQASLTRAGLQAVKIAVVLRGVRLADSGVPPASTQSIELGAEDMEAGIRLSLTYLLHAIEVGARLQGDDGPQDTCLQEKALQEKAGSQAKLNERKRDLTERQREYLEALPEEPFSTAEAKDLASGFGASKRGVQRWLKSWRKAGLLRKPKRGMWAKRRPEREDSLRTEGLPGVESVISVIDGIPALAGGRAP from the coding sequence ATGACGACCTCTTCCGAGAACCCATTTTTCTCTGACACCTCGCAGCCTCAGGGCCCACCGGACACCTTCATTCCGCCCCCAGCCCTTGAGTCAGCCGCCGATTATGATGAGGACAGCAGTAGCTTCGGGGGGACTGACAGCTCCGGAGACGCTAGCAGCTCCGGAGAACTCGAGAGTCTCCGCCAGGGATACCTCTCCCGCCGCATCCTGGAGCTTCTGCCTGAGCTTCTCGCAGAGCCGGCCTTCCGTATTGGCCAGCGTGGCGACCTCAGGAAACGGGACGTCTTCCTCACCGGCGCGCTTCCGGTGTGGGCCGGCGCACTACCAAACGTCCGGTTCCGCTACGGAGGGACCGGGGTAAGCCCCAATCTCTACAGTGCAGTGGTCGCCCCGCCGGCATCCGGAAAGAGCGCGCTCCGCCACGCCCGAAAGTACGGCCGGCCGTCCAGCAGTATGTCCAGTGGCGGGACCTCCCCAGAAATCGGGACCTCCTCAGAAAACAGGACTGCCCTAGAAAGCGGGACCTCTCCAGAAAGCGGGGCCTCTTCGGAAAGCGGGGCCTATCCAGAAGGTAGGGCCTCTCCGCAGGGGTCGTCCACTGGTCAAGAAGGACTTGAGGAAGAGCCTTCCGGTCGGGAACGGCCCGGCGTTCGGGCCGGCAGACGGAAACTCTTCCTCGCCGCGGACAGCAGCGCTGCTGCCCTCAAGCAGCGTCTTGAGGAAGTGCCGCACGGGGTCATCTTCGAAACGGAATTCCAGGCGCTCAGCCGGGCCCTCGGAAGCTCCTGGGGATCGTTCACCGACGTGCTCTTGAAGGGGCTTCAGAACGAGGCCATTAGGATGAGCCGGTCCTCGAAGGGCGCGGTGACCATTCCCCACCCGGCTCCCTCCATCGCACTGGCCGGCACGCCGGCCGCGCTTGGCGGATTCATGTCCGGCAGTGGCAGCACGCCCGGCACGGGAAATGGGCTCTTCAGCCGGTTTCTCTTCTACCGGTTTGACCGGGAGTTTGAGTGGAGCCCGCAGTTCCGGAGCCCGCAGTCTGAAAGTACACAGTCTGAGGGTCCACAGTCTGAGGGTCCACAGTCTGAGGGCCCACAGTCTGAAGATCTACAGTCTGGAGAAAGAAGAGGAAGCCTGGAAGAGAGCCTCCGGGGCGCCGGGCAAAAGTTTCGGGAGGCACGTCGCCAGCTCGGCGCGAGGGAGACGCCGCTTTGGGTGAGCGTACCAGGTGCCCTGCAGGAAGCGCATACCCGGGCGTTCCGCTCCCTCACCAAGAAGTGGGGTGAAGACGGGAGCGTGCCCCGCTCCATGCAGGCCTCCCTCACTCGGGCGGGGCTTCAGGCGGTGAAAATCGCTGTAGTCCTCCGGGGCGTTCGGCTCGCGGATAGCGGGGTTCCACCGGCCTCAACCCAGTCCATTGAGCTGGGGGCTGAAGACATGGAGGCGGGTATTCGCCTGTCTCTGACCTACCTTCTCCATGCCATCGAGGTCGGGGCTCGCCTTCAAGGAGACGACGGCCCGCAGGACACATGCCTTCAGGAAAAGGCCCTTCAGGAAAAGGCTGGATCTCAGGCGAAACTTAACGAGAGGAAACGGGACCTCACCGAGCGGCAGCGGGAATACCTGGAGGCGCTCCCCGAAGAGCCGTTTTCGACGGCGGAAGCGAAGGATTTAGCCTCCGGTTTCGGCGCGAGCAAGCGGGGCGTACAGCGGTGGCTCAAGTCTTGGCGGAAGGCCGGCCTGCTGCGGAAACCGAAGCGCGGGATGTGGGCTAAGCGGCGCCCGGAGCGGGAGGATTCCCTCAGAACGGAGGGACTGCCCGGTGTGGAGAGTGTCATTTCTGTCATTGATGGCATTCCTGCGCTCGCTGGTGGGCGGGCGCCATGA
- a CDS encoding Uma2 family endonuclease yields the protein MPTTARAADHQERWHEIVSDPGLRELPYTVETNHRGQIVLSPRKNRHSVAQEQIQGLLDEHAPGGLQPTEFAIATAGGVKVADVIWMSPGRWEHMQETGDPSTLAPEICVEVMPESNDWESNDWDEMHSKRTLYLEAGAEEVWVVTEEGAVRFFADEEMEASEVLPEFPEHV from the coding sequence ATGCCTACAACTGCACGAGCAGCAGATCACCAAGAACGCTGGCACGAGATTGTCTCCGACCCGGGCCTCCGAGAGCTCCCGTACACTGTAGAGACCAACCACAGAGGCCAGATCGTCTTGAGCCCGCGCAAGAACCGCCACTCCGTCGCACAGGAGCAGATTCAAGGCCTACTCGATGAACATGCGCCTGGTGGGCTTCAGCCAACTGAATTTGCAATTGCGACGGCTGGGGGCGTGAAGGTAGCCGATGTGATCTGGATGAGCCCAGGCCGATGGGAGCACATGCAAGAGACCGGCGATCCATCTACCCTCGCACCGGAGATCTGCGTGGAGGTGATGCCTGAGTCCAACGACTGGGAGTCCAACGACTGGGACGAGATGCACTCCAAGCGAACCCTATACCTGGAGGCTGGGGCCGAGGAGGTGTGGGTCGTCACCGAGGAGGGCGCCGTGCGGTTCTTCGCCGACGAAGAGATGGAAGCGTCCGAGGTCCTGCCGGAGTTTCCGGAGCACGTGTAG
- a CDS encoding AbrB/MazE/SpoVT family DNA-binding domain-containing protein, with translation MPTSTLTTRGQTTIPKPIREALGLQPGDRVEFILHGDRVLLRRAGADLSALDGMLDRSGQEPVSTGEMDNAIGTAISEGPSASRTGTEAKTEDDHDRN, from the coding sequence ATGCCAACCTCTACGCTCACGACTCGGGGCCAGACGACAATTCCGAAGCCGATTCGGGAGGCTCTTGGTCTCCAGCCCGGCGATCGCGTTGAATTTATCCTTCATGGCGACCGGGTGCTTCTCCGCCGCGCAGGAGCGGATCTCTCAGCCCTCGACGGCATGTTGGACCGTTCGGGACAAGAACCCGTCTCCACTGGGGAGATGGACAATGCAATCGGAACGGCCATCAGCGAAGGCCCCAGCGCCTCCAGAACCGGAACTGAGGCAAAGACAGAGGACGACCATGACCGGAATTGA